From Vespula vulgaris chromosome 18, iyVesVulg1.1, whole genome shotgun sequence:
ctatttaatacaaataaatgcAGAAGTAACGATTGTTTGTATATAACCATATATGtgctaaatataaaaatccatatatttgttaaataattgaatttattcatttttattcaaaatccAAATTTATAATTTGGATGTATAGGTTAACAAGACtattatgaaaattgaatGTTCTCGTTGTTAGGTTTTCTAACGTGATTGTTTTTAATAGACAgtctgaaaaaaaatgtctttaaAACACGTCGTTGTAGGCAAGTTTAtgatttctattcttctttttaaccaatgatttttcaatgtTTGAGTCATTTTATGAAAAGATTGTATCATAGATAAGATTGTATAATTCTTAGGTGGAGGTACTGGATTTATAGGGAAACGTATAATAGACTTATTATGTCAAGAAGGTATAACGTATACAATTGTTTCACGAAAATCAGGTcctaataaaatttcttggGTAAGGAGTTATTTTAAttgaagagaacaaaaatgttttcaagcTGATGTAAAGTAATCATTTTTGTTCAATTGTTCTTACGAATACTATAGACAGACGTAAAGGAAAATGGTCTTCCAAAACATACATCTGCTGTAATCAATGTTGCTGGTCAGAATGTACTTGATCCAACAAAACGTTGGTCGTCAGGGTTTAAGCAAGTTGTTAGAGACAGTCGAGTGAAAACTACAGAAACTTTAGCCAAAGCTATAGAGCATACAGAGGCTAAAGCCTTTGTTACTATTTCTGGTGTTGCATGTTATAAACCTAATGATACGACATATACAGAAGAAAGTGAATGTATATCTTATGATTTCTTATCAGGTAAAATGATAGACAAAGAATAACATAGGTCTGTAATGTatatagattaaaataaaaagtttacttGTGTAAGAACTTTGTCGTGACTGGGAAGCTGCAGCACAACTTCCACAGGAGTGTAAAATTAGACAGGTCACTATTAGATCTGGAGTAGTGTTAGGTAAAGACGGTGGaatgataaaacaaatttacttGCCTTTCTTACTTGGGCTTGGTGGACCTATTGGTAGTGGAAATCAATATATGCCATGGATACATATTAATGATCTtgctaatatatttttatttgctataaaaaatgataatgtatATGGTATTTTAAATGGTGTAGCACCTCAggtaatatgtataaaaatatttcaaacaaattGAATGATACATAGTTTagtatcatttaataataagtttATTTCCAACAGCCTGTGACTAATAAGGAGTTTACAAAAGCATTTGCTCAAGCATTAAAACGACCTGCTATAATACCTGTTCCAAGTATTGCtttaaatctaatttttaacaaagaaCGTGCAAAAGTCAGTATCAAATTTTGTTGCTATATTTTCATAGTATTTAGATCATGTATGAACTTTTAAGTATGTTATAGATGATGTTGGAGGGACAAAAGGTACTTCCTAAAAGAACTGAGGAATTGGGATTTCAATATCAGTTTTCCGATATAAATAGTGCCTGCAAagatattgttaaataaattgtactcatttcttatttatccAATAAGATTTGTATATCTATAAgagtatttataattataatagaaagtGTGTAGTAAAAcgcatataattattatgtgttttaacataatatttattgacataaatatatgtgaataaaatcaatgtAACTTGATCtaagataaaattaacataaatttatattatataatttagtcaataaagattaataattaacattaacaaTGACAATAACACACAGctacatatgtaaattatgaatgtaggatttctttttaacaaatctTTAGATTAGTATCATGTTCGTAAGAACGTACAGAAGTAGGTTTCATATATTTAGAATAAGTAAGAGACGCACTATTTGCAGTATATGGTCCTTTTCTTAAATGCTTTTCTTGACAAATCTTAACAATCTTTTCAGATCCTAATAATGGTGAACTAAGATGTTGTTGTAACGAATGTTTAAAATCATTCATTTCATTGGTAGAATATAACATTTCTTTAGATATAGAGGTAGATTTATACTTTTTAGGCAATTTCTTAAAACATTCCTTTCCTGAATCTGAAACAACAACGAGCTGGTCGTATGGATCACTTGGAAAACAATCTAAACATTGCATACGACTcatattcaaaaaataattgatttcttttcttaaaatttgtatttctttacGTGTTAAGCCATtcatattaatagaaatagtTTTTCCACTTTTATGAACAATAAAGAGGCCTAACTCTATAGATACTCCAACGTATCTTATATCGTCTAATTCCATCAGAATggattgtttatttaaaaatttataacataacTTGTCGCTCCAAGTATATCTTGATATAACGGCCtcattcgtttttttatttagaattaaatCTTCCCATTCCCCTAAAGCGTCCAAACAAAACGTAATCTCTCCCAGAATTGAAAcgatcagaaaaaaaatattatttgtcacGCGATAACATATCCAGATGAAAAGAATTGTATATACtgtaaaggaaaatttttgactaattttttattaattctttgaGCTTATTAATGATCacagaaaattttaaaaagatgtAAGTTCATAAAAATTTCCAAAAAGATCATATCTTACAACCAAATATAAGCCAGGTTAAAAATCTTGGTCTTCTTGATATATGAAGTTTAGTTTTATCCAAATATATAAGTTCTGGTTTGgtcaataaaatcattttattcaaattttatacataagcttttcgatatttaaaataaggatatatgaaaaagagaatttggAGAGGAACATGTATTGACAAAAAGGAACACAAACTATTTCTTGTGGGttcatcgatttcttttcgtttttcttttttttcttccatacaGTTAAATTTTGAACAAAATGTTtcttgattaaaaatctaaccTATATGATAAAAGcctaagaaaaatattttcttctttgtaatTGAATTTATGTTGTAGTTAGTtgtattatcgtttaaatcgtcTTCTTTTTAGCGCCAAATTTTTcgttcaaaatataatttcgaaaatcATTACAAACAAGAAgggatattttatatattattaagaattaaatatacactAGCAgacacaataaaaaaaagtaaataaaaaaataaataaaaatatatattctaaaatatataataaaaaaatattttattgaatgtTAAGA
This genomic window contains:
- the LOC127070561 gene encoding epimerase family protein SDR39U1, which produces MSLKHVVVGGGTGFIGKRIIDLLCQEGITYTIVSRKSGPNKISWTDVKENGLPKHTSAVINVAGQNVLDPTKRWSSGFKQVVRDSRVKTTETLAKAIEHTEAKAFVTISGVACYKPNDTTYTEESECISYDFLSELCRDWEAAAQLPQECKIRQVTIRSGVVLGKDGGMIKQIYLPFLLGLGGPIGSGNQYMPWIHINDLANIFLFAIKNDNVYGILNGVAPQPVTNKEFTKAFAQALKRPAIIPVPSIALNLIFNKERAKMMLEGQKVLPKRTEELGFQYQFSDINSACKDIVK
- the LOC127070564 gene encoding uncharacterized protein LOC127070564 isoform X1 — protein: MILLTKPELIYLDKTKLHISRRPRFLTWLIFGLYTILFIWICYRVTNNIFFLIVSILGEITFCLDALGEWEDLILNKKTNEAVISRYTWSDKLCYKFLNKQSILMELDDIRYVGVSIELGLFIVHKSGKTISINMNGLTRKEIQILRKEINYFLNMSRMQCLDCFPSDPYDQLVVVSDSGKECFKKLPKKYKSTSISKEMLYSTNEMNDFKHSLQQHLSSPLLGSEKIVKICQEKHLRKGPYTANSASLTYSKYMKPTSVRSYEHDTNLKIC
- the LOC127070564 gene encoding uncharacterized protein LOC127070564 isoform X2 encodes the protein MILLTKPELIYLDKTKLHISRRPRFLTWLIFGYSGKECFKKLPKKYKSTSISKEMLYSTNEMNDFKHSLQQHLSSPLLGSEKIVKICQEKHLRKGPYTANSASLTYSKYMKPTSVRSYEHDTNLKIC